From the genome of Ignavibacteriota bacterium:
CATGTGTCCGAGCACATCGAGCCCGCCTTCGGTGGTCAGTTCCTGACGCCGTTCGGGAACGAAGGTCACGAGTTCGGGGAGTGTCTCGATGGCGATCTTCACGATCTCATCGGTGGCTGCCATCTCGAGGTCCAGCTTGGTCTTCACCGTTTCACGGAGGATGCGCAGGTCGCGGTCGTTGATATGGCGCCGGTCCTCGCGGAGATGGCACACGATGCCGTCGGCGCCGGCCAGTTCACAGACATGCGCCGCCGTGACGGGATCGGGTTCCAGTCCCCCCCGGGCTTCACGCAATGTCGCGATGTGGTCGATGTTGATGCACAATCTCATGGTACTGCCCTCCGTTGACAATTTCTCCCCTCTTCTGCCTTTTACCTTCTTCCTTCTGCCCTCGCCCTTCTGCCGTCTCTCCTCTCCGCTCTTCCTTCTACCGTTCTTTACAGTCTCTTCCTCACGATGTACTGCAGCTTTTCCGGATGATGCGTCACCACCTGGATGCCCGCGGGCGGGTAGACGTCCGGCAGGATCGTGCCGGAGGTATCGGCCATGATGGCCTCGAATTGCACTACGACCCGGAAGTCCACGGGCATCAGGCTTGCAAGCTGACGGATCCCTCCGCGTGCCACCACTTCCATCTTCGGCGGTATGAAGATGACCTCGCGATTAGCGGGGGTGCCGGTGATCTCCACCGGGAGGCCGCTGAACACCTTCTCGGCGAACGGCTGCACGTTGATGCGCACCAGGAGTTCCGGCGGGATGCACTGCACGGCGGGGCCGTCGCCGCGGGCGACGTTGATCGTGGCTTCGACCGGTCCTTTGACATCCGTGAACGCTACACGCGCCGTGCGCCATTCGCTGATCCGGCGCACGACCGTTTCCGCGCCGGTGATCGTCACACTGTCGGGGATGAGCAGCGCTGGCCCAACCTGTCCGTAGCCCTCGCGGAACGTGAGGGCGATATCGGGAACGAGGGGTACGCGTTTCGACGAGACGCGGTCCAGCCATACGACGACCGTATCGGGGATCGTGCGGAGCACCTGGATGCCGGGGGAGAGCGTGACGCGTTCGACGATCTGGTTGATGGTGATGATACGGTTGCCCGGCGTGAGCGACGCGAAGGGGATGTTCACGCGGATCGCGGGTCCCATCAGGAGCCCTGCCAGCCGCCACCCTTCCCCGCGCAGCCTCAGGTGGATCTGTCGCGGCACCGCGGTCTTGATCGCCATGCCCTCGGGCAGGTCCTCGACCGTGAGCGGTGCTTCCACGGTGACATTGAACTGTTCGCGGAGGGTGACGGAAAGCCAGAGGAAGGTGCCGATGAGCAGCGTGGTGAAGACGATATGAATGCGGCGACGTTTCATCAGGTGTCACTCCGTGTGTCCGGGGACAGGACGGAGAAGGGACCGCGCGTGCGCGGATCGGGGGATGCCACGTCAGCCCTTCCGGGCCTTGAGGATCTCGGTCAGGAGGGCCTGTTTGTTCGCCTTCGAGATCTGCCGTCCCTGAATGCCGAGTCCGGGGATCTCGCGTGCGATCGCTCGCAACTGGTGCACGGTCATGGCGTCCAGTTCGGCGTCGGACGCATCCGTTTGTGCGGGTGCGGCTTTCGGCGCGGCAGCCGGGGCCGGTGCTGTCTTGACGCGGGGTTGCGGTTCAGGTGCAACAGGAACGTCGGGCTGTCCGGCGAGGAGCATATCGATCTCGTCGTCCGGCCGGGGGATCACATGGGCGCTGAGCAGTTCGCCGACGCGTGCCGCTGCCTGGGCGCCTGCTTCCACGGCCACTTTCACGGCTGCGACCTCGCCGACCACTTCGATCGTGACAAGGCCTTCGCGTACCACTTCCTTACCGAGAAGCCGTACGTTCGCGGTCTTTAACATGACGTCAGCGGCTTCGACGGAACCGACGAAGCCGCGCGTCTCGATCAAGCCGAGGGCAAGTTCCATGCAGGTCGGAGGTACGCATCACGGGCGTTGCCGGCAGACCGGTACGCCCGTGTGCGAACTACTTTGCGGCCCGTTTGGGGAGGATCAGTTCCACATCCGCATGCGGACGCGGGATGACGTGGACGGAGACGAGTTCGCCGACGCGCTGTGCCGCTGCTGCACCGGCATCCGTCGCGGCCTTCACGGCACCGACATCACCACGCACCAGCACGGTCACGTAGCCGCCGCCGATGGTTTCTTTACCGATCAGGGTCACGCGTG
Proteins encoded in this window:
- a CDS encoding BMC domain-containing protein; this encodes MELALGLIETRGFVGSVEAADVMLKTANVRLLGKEVVREGLVTIEVVGEVAAVKVAVEAGAQAAARVGELLSAHVIPRPDDEIDMLLAGQPDVPVAPEPQPRVKTAPAPAAAPKAAPAQTDASDAELDAMTVHQLRAIAREIPGLGIQGRQISKANKQALLTEILKARKG
- the eutM gene encoding ethanolamine utilization microcompartment protein EutM; the protein is MAENSQDALGMVETKGLIGSIEAADAMVKAARVTLIGKETIGGGYVTVLVRGDVGAVKAATDAGAAAAQRVGELVSVHVIPRPHADVELILPKRAAK